A single region of the Chrysoperla carnea chromosome 5, inChrCarn1.1, whole genome shotgun sequence genome encodes:
- the LOC123300913 gene encoding sialin-like, translated as MCLPTRVVIGVQFFLACLISYMLRVNLSVNIVAMIVQKPRPPTETECALVNGTNGLNPDFGPRYLWDNQIQGIILGAYYWGYIPTCVLGGYLAETFSATKVITISMFVSAILTALSPYAASVHFSFLIIIRLLLGTAGGVVYPCLHSMLAKWVPPKEKGRFMTALMGGTFGTVVTWSCVGYIIEFYGWVWAFYIPALITTLCGLLWYFTVFDTPELHTRISEEEREYILKSMGSNISHNKRRAPYEKIVKSVPFWALVTLHVGNSWGLYFMLTVGPKFLSEVLGFNLRNSGVLSSLPSTARFVCAFIFGYFGDMIRQRELMQTTVIRKTFCLFSHIIPGFLLLCLLFTGCDHNWAVALLTVSQGFNGASTVTNLQNAQDIAPNFAGSLYGFMNSFGSIAGILTPMITGQITKHNNDIQSWHIVFSIGAAVYFITTAVFLLLGSGVEQEWNREEKPEPKKDIEGKVNEAFTNC; from the exons ATGTGTCTAC CAACGAGAGTCGTGATTGGCGTCCAGTTTTTTCTGGCATGTCTAATCTCATACATGTTACGTGTAAATTTATCGGTGAATATTGTGGCGATGATCGTTCAAAAACCTCGACCACCAACGGAGACTGAATGTGCGTTAGTCAACGGAACAAATGGTTTGAATCCAGAC tttGGTCCACGGTATTTATGGGATAACCAAATCCAAGGAATTATTTTGGGGGCTTACTATTGGGGATATATTCCAACTTGCGTACTTGGTGGATATTTAGCTGAAACATTCAGTGCCACTAAAGTGATAACGATTTCAATGTTTGTGTCTGCGATTTTAACTGCACTAAGTCCGTATGCTGCTTCAgtgcatttttcatttttaatcataattcgATTACTTCTTGGAACAGCTGGG ggAGTTGTGTACCCATGCTTACATTCAATGTTAGCAAAATGGGTTCCACCCAAAGAGAAAGGACGATTTATGACCGCATTAATGGGTGGTACATTTGGAACGGTGGTAACTTGGTCTTGTGTGGGATATATAATCGAATTTTATGGTTGGGTCTGGGCATTTTATATTCCAGCTTTAATTACAACTTTATGTGGTCTATTGTGGTATTTCACTGTATTTGATACACCGGAACTACATACTAGAATCTCAGAAGAGGAAAGAGAATATATATTGAAATCGATGGGAAGTAATATCAGTCACAATAAA cgAAGAGCACcatacgaaaaaattgtaaaatcagTACCATTTTGGGCACTTGTTACTCTTCATGTAGGAAACTCGTGGGGTCTATATTTCATGTTAACAGTCGGTCCAAAATTCTTATCTGAAGTATTAGGATTCAATTTACGAAATTCTGGAGTTTTATCCAGTTTACCATCGACAGCACGATTCGTATGTGCctttatttttggatattttggtGATATGATCCGCCAACGTGAACTTATGCAAACAACAGTTATACGTAAAACATTCTGCTTATTTT CACATATCATACCAGGATTTTTACTCCTTTGTCTCCTATTTACTGGCTGTGATCATAATTGGGCTGTGGCCTTGTTAACAGTATCACAAGGTTTTAACGGTGCATCGACAGTAACGAATTTACAGAATGCACAGGATATTGCACCAAACTTCGCTGGATCTCTTTATGGATTTATGAATTCATTTGGAAGTATTGCAGGGATTTTAACGCCAATGATTACTGGACAAATTACCAAGCATAAT aatGATATTCAAAGTTGGCACATTGTATTTTCAATTGGAGCTGCAGTTTATTTCATTACCACagcagtatttttattattaggcAGTGGAGTTGAGCAAGAGTGGAATAGAGAGGAAAAACCTGAACCAAAAAAAGATATTGAAGGAAAAGTTAATGAAGCATTCactaattgttaa
- the LOC123300906 gene encoding 2-hydroxyacyl-CoA lyase 1: protein MADIDGNMILANALKEQGIEYVFGIVGYPVIEFGMAVQAAGLNYIGMRNEQSACYAAQAIGYLTGKPGVVLVVSGPGLLHVCAGMANAQVNCWPLLVIGGSSSQDQEGIGAFQECNQVELSRPYCKYAARPARPHLIPMHVEKAVRLATYGRPGCAYIDMPGNILAERVPVEIIKPYYQSPPLEKVWPAPSVIETAVQALCNAERPLIIVGKGAAYARAEKEVRQLVNSTNLPFLPTPMGKGVVDDNAPQSVASVRTLALQKADVILLLGARLNWMLHFGRSPRFDPNVKIIPVDICAEELNNSVLNHVSIQADVGPVVDQITKGLQSRKFVLNNNHLWWKTLSQKREINKKTVMQMALDVSVPLNYYAAFHHIQQVLPKDAIIVSEGANTMDIGRSILLNTLPRSRLDAGTFGTMGVGLGFAIASAFYCKQYEPSRKVICVEGDSAFGFSGMELETMFRYKLPVIIIIINNNGIYSGVDDDLFKDLQDSGEDIAKMIAPSLLSTNTHYENMMQLFNKSGYFCKTIPEIQIALKEALKVTDHPTIINVMINPSADRKPQTFSWLTESKL from the exons ATGGCAGACATTGATGGAAATATGATTTTAGCGAATGCTTTAAAAGAACAG GGTATTGAATATGTTTTTGGAATTGTGGGATATCCAGTCATTGAATTTGGTATGGCTGTACAAGCCGCTGGGTTAAACTATATAGGAATGCGAAATGAACAATCTGCATGTTATGCCGCTCAAGCAATTGGATATTTAACTGGAAAACCAGGTGTAGTTTTGGTAGTTTCTGGTCCTGGCTTACTTCATGTTTGTGCGGGTATGGCAAATGCTCAAGTCAATTGTTGGCCATTGTTAGTAATAGGTGGTTCATCGTCACAAGATCAAGAAGGAATTGGTGCTTTTCAAGAATGTAATCAAGTCGAATTATCTAGGCCATATTGCAAATATGCTGCTAGACCAGCCAGACCACATTTAATTCCAATGCATGTTGAAAAAGCAGTCCGCTTAGCTACCTACGGACGCCCGGGATGTGCGTACATTGATATGCCTGGTAATATACTAGCTGAACGAGTTCCTGTTGAAATTATTAAACCATATTATCAAAGCCCCCCTTTGGAAAAAGTATGGCCTGCACCATCAGTTATTGAAACTGCTGTACAAGCACTTTGTAATGCAGAAAGACCTTTAATTATTGTTGGAAAAGGTGCTGCGTATGCCCGGGCTGAAAAAGAAGTTCGCCAATTagtaaattcaacaaatttaccatttttaccaACTCCAATGGGAAAGGGGGTTGTTGATGATAATGCTCCACAATCAGTTGCATCTGTCCGAACATTAGCATTGCAAAAAGCTGATGTTATACTTTTATTGGGTGCTCGTTTGAATTGGATGTTACATTTTGGTAGATCACCACGTTTTGAtccaaatgtaaaaattattccagTTGATATTTGTGCTGAAGAACTGAATAATAGTGTATTAAATCATGTATCAATTCAAGCCGATGTTGGCCCTGTGGTAGATCAAATTACAAAAGGATTACAATcacgaaaatttgttttgaataataacCATCTTTGGTGGAAAACTTTAAGTCAAAAACgtgaaataaataagaaaactgttatg CAAATGGCTTTAGATGTATCAGTTCCACTCAACTACTATGCTGCTTTCCATCATATTCAACAAGTATTACCCAAAGATGCGATTATAGTAAGCGAAGGAGCCAATACAATGGATATCGGTCGATCAATTCTTTTGAATACTTTACCTAGAAGTCGTTTGGATGCTGGAACTTTTGGAACAATGGGA gTTGGTCTCGGTTTTGCGATTGCATCAGCATTTTATTGTAAGCAATACGAACCTAGCCGAAAAGTTATATGTGTTGAGGGTGATTCCGCGTTTGGATTTTCTGGAATGGAACTAGAAACAATGTTTCGATATAAATTAccagtaataattataataattaacaataatggAATTTATAGTGGGGTAGACGATGATCTTTTTAAGGACTTACAAGATTCTGGAGAAGATATTGCTAAAAT gaTTGCTCCGagtttattatcaacaaatacacattatgaaaatatgatgcaactttttaataaatctggctatttttgtaaaactattcCGGAAATTCAGATAGCTTTAAAAGAAGCacttaaagtaacagatcatccTACAATTATAAATGTTATGATTAATCCTAGTGCTGATAGAAAACCACAGACATTTAGTTGGTTAAccgaatcaaaattataa